Proteins encoded together in one Carya illinoinensis cultivar Pawnee chromosome 3, C.illinoinensisPawnee_v1, whole genome shotgun sequence window:
- the LOC122304660 gene encoding uncharacterized protein LOC122304660 — protein sequence MARTFFCKLLTYVSSEDDSDVVLNEEADGQSSRHRNNRQRRKFIRRDHIEGHERLFRDYFAENPVYLSNIFRRRFRMSRPLFLHILNEVESYEPYFVQRRDSAGRLGLSSMQKITAALRMIAYRVTGDFMDEYIRIGESTAMESLKKFFETIVSVFSDEYLRSPNANDITRLLAVAEQRGFPGMLDSIDCMH from the coding sequence ATGGCTCGTACTTTTTTTTGCAAATTGTTGACATACGTATCCTCTGAAGACGATAGCGATGTTGTTCTTAATGAGGAGGCCGATGGACAATCATCGAGACATCGTAATAATCGCCAACGTCGTAAGTTTATTCGGCGTGATCATATTGAGGGGCACGAGCGGCTATTTCGCGATTATTTTGCAGAAAATCCAGTATATCTCTCGAATATATTTCGAAGGAGATTTCGGATGAGCCGTCCCCTATTTCTTCAtattctaaatgaggtagagtcttaCGAGCCGTACTTCGTCCAGAGAAGAGATTCCGCTGGAAGACTcggtttatcttctatgcaaaagATAACTGCAGCACTTAGAATGATAGCATATAGGGTgactggagattttatggatgaatacatacgtattggtgaaagcaccgCAATGGAGAGCCTGAAAAAATTCTTTGAGACAATAGTAAgtgttttttcagatgaatatcTACGGTCTCCAAATGCCAACGATATTACCCGATTGCTTGCTGTAGCTGAACAACGAGGATTCCCAGGAATGCTGGACAGCATTGACTGCATGCATTGA
- the LOC122303953 gene encoding probable protein phosphatase 2C 52, producing the protein MGGCVSTSSRSTCSSRSNGETVSPSCFCGQKRTRRTFSDHVVGLQHLPSIPSRIFMNGKSRTSCIFTQQGRKGINQDAMIVWEDFISEDVIFCGVFDGHGPHGHLVARKVRDALPVKLLSFLHSCQSRQNGSNTTCFKGNLKRSDAGDSEKDCSPEDKLISTWRETFLKSYKAMDKELRSHPNLDCFCSGSTAVTLVKQGSNLFMGYIGDSRAIMGSKDSNDSLVAVQLTVDLKPDLPREAERIKRCKGRVFALQDEPEVPRVWLPFDDAPGLAMARAFGDFCLKEYGVISIPEFSHRILTERDQFIVLASDGVWDVLSNEEVVEIVSMAPTRSSAARILVDSAAREWKLKYPTSKMDDCAVVCLFLDGKMDAESDYDEQNFSSATLQSNHSGNAVESDDGQKSEPSLQRNFTVRSSEENDTYGRLPVEVEGNEEAVAAEDQNWSGLEGVTRVNSIVQLPRFSDERPNPEIL; encoded by the exons ATGGGGGGTTGTGTTTCAACTAGTAGTCGAAGTACTTGCAGTAGCAGGAGCAATGGAGAGACAGTCTCACCCTCTTGTTTTTGCGGGCAAAAGAGAACGAGGAGAACGTTCTCTGATCATGTTGTTGGCCTGCAGCATTTACCATCCATACCAAGCCGGATTTTTATGAATGGAAAGAGCCGTACGTCTTGCATATTCACGCAGCAGGGCCGCAAGGGTATAAACCAGGATGCCATGATTGTATGGGAA GATTTCATCTCGGAAGATGTGATATTTTGTGGTGTCTTTGATGGACATGGTCCGCATGGCCATCTTGTTGCACGCAAAGTGAGGGATGCCCTGCCTGTAAAGCTATTATCGTTCTTGCATTCTTGTCAGTCGAGACAGAATGGGTCAAATACAACTTGTTTCAAAGGGAATCTCAAGCGATCAGATGCTGGAGATTCAGAGAAGGATTGCTCACCGGAGGATAAATTGATTTCCACATGGAGAGAAACTTTCTTAAAGTCATACAAGGCTATGGACAAAGAGCTGAGGTCTCATCCAAATTTGGACTGCTTTTGTAGTGGTAGCACTGCTGTTACTTTAGTGAAACAG GGGTCAAATCTTTTTATGGGATATATTGGGGATTCTCGAGCAATTATGGGATCTAAGGACAGCAATGATTCCTTGGTGGCAGTCCAGTTGACTGTTGATTTAAAGCCTGATTTACCAA GGGAGGCAGAAAGGATTAAACGGTGCAAGGGTAGGGTCTTTGCTTTGCAAGATGAACCTGAAGTGCCTAGGGTATGGTTGCCATTTGATGATGCACCTGGATTAGCAATGGCCCGAGCATTTGGGGATTTCTGTTTGAAGGAATATGGGGTGATCTCTATTCCTGAATTCTCTCATCGGATACTCACCGAGAGAGATCAGTTCATTGTTCTTGCTTCAGATGGG GTATGGGATGTCTTGAGCAATGAAGAGGTGGTTGAGATAGTATCGATGGCTCCAACCCGGTCATCAGCTGCAAGGATCCTGGTGGACTCAGCCGCACGTGAATGGAAACTAAAATACCCAACTTCGAAGATGGATGACTGTGCAGTGGTTTGCTTATTTTTGGATGGGAAAATGGATGCCGAATCTGATTATGATGAGCAAAACTTTTCTTCTGCAACTCTTCAGAGCAATCATTCCGGTAATGCCGTTGAATCTGATGATGGGCAGAAGTCTGAGCCATCTTTGCAAAGGAACTTCACAGTCAGATCAtcagaagaaaatgatacctatGGACGACTACCTGTTGAGGTCGAAGGAAATGAGGAAGCAGTAGCAGCTGAAGATCAGAATTGGTCAGGTTTGGAAGGGGTCACCCGAGTGAACTCGATTGTACAACTTCCTAGATTCTCTGATGAGAGGCCAAACCCTGAAATTTTGTGA